The region TACGGGCCCTGCATAAGTATCCAAAGGTCGGCTCACAAGGCCACCTCTATTAAAAATGACAACAATGAGGCCACCATGCTCAAACACGCGGTCATTCCGTTTCTAGTCGGCGCCGGCTTGCTTGCCAGCGCTCCATCCGCCCTAGCGGCGACTAACCTGGTGTTTTGCTCCGAAGGCAGTCCCGCTGGCTTCGACCCGGGGCAGTACACCACCGGAACAGACTTCGATGCTTCAGCCGAGACTGTCTTCAACCGATTGAGCCAGTTCGAGCGCGGCGGCACGGCAGTAATTCCAGGTCTGGCAACCAGCTGGGACGTTTCCCCCGACGGCCTGACCTACACCTTCCACTTGCGTGAAGGGGTTAAATTCCATACCACCGACTTCTTCAAGCCAACCCGCGAATTCAACGCCGACGATGTCCTGTTCACCTTCAATCGAATGCTCGACAAGGACATGCCGTTCCGCAAGGCCTATCCAACCGAGTTCCCGTACTTCACTGACATGGGCATGGACAAAAACATCGCCAAGGTCGAGAAGATCGACGATCACACCGTCAGGTTCACCCTCAATGGTGTCGACGCAGCATTCATCCAGAACATGGCGATGAGCTTCGCCTCAATCCAGTCCGCCGAATACGCCGAGCAATTGCTCAAGCAGGGCAAACCCGCCGATCTCAATCAAAAGCCGATCGGCACCGGTCCTTTCGTGTTCAGCAAATACCAGAAAGATGCGCAGATCCGCTTCAAGGGCAACAAGGACTACTGGCAACCCGATGACGTGAAGATCGATAACCTGATCTTCGCCATCACCACCGACGCTTCGGTGCGGATGCAGAAGCTGAAGAAAAACGAATGCCAGGTCACGCTGTTCCCACGACCCGCCGACATCGAGCCACTCAAGGCAGACCCGAACCTGAAGATGCCCGACCAGGCCGGTTTCAACCTCGGCTACATCGCCTACAACGTGATGGACAAGATAAAGGGCAGCAACGAACCCAACCCCATGGCCCAACTCAAGGTTCGCCAGGCCCTGGACATGGCGGTGAACAAACAGCAGATCATCGACTCGGTCTACCAAGGTGCCGGGCAACTGGCGGTCAACGCTATGCCGCCAACCCAATGGTCCTACGACACCACCATCAAAGATGTGCCATACGATCCGGAAAAAGCCAAACAGTTGCTCAAGGAAGCCGGGGTCAAAGAAGGCACCGAGATCACCCTATGGGCCATGCCGGTTCAACGCCCCTACAACCCCAACGCCAAATTGATGGCCGAAATGCTGCAGTCCGACTGGGGCAAGATCGGTATCAAGGCCAAGATCATCAGCTACGAGTGGGGCGAGTACATCAAGCGCTCCAAGGGCGGCGAGAACGGCGCAATGCTGATTGGTTGGAGCGGTGACAACGGCGACCCGGACAACTGGCTTGGCACTCTGTTCGGCTGCGACGCCATCAGCGGTAACAACTTCTCGAAATGGTGTGACCCTGAATACGACAAGCTGATCAAAGAGGCCAAGGCCACTTCTGACCAAGCCAAGCGTACCGAGCTGTACAAGCAAGCCCAGCATCGCCTCAAAGACCAGGTTCCAATGACACCGATCGCTCACTCGACGGTGTATCAACCTATGCGCGCCACCGTACAGGACTTCAAGATCAGCCCATTCGGCTTGAACTCCTTCTATGGGGTCAGCGTCAGCAAATAGCCGCCAACTTCTTCAGCCTTGCGACGCAATGACGTCCAGGGCTGAAGCCCGAGGCTTGGCAGGCAATCCGCCCGTGCAACGACAAGGAAAAGTCGTACCGCACTCTCGGAATCTTCCTACACATCTATACGGAATTGTACCTCGCTGAAGTGCGCTGATGGCCTTACCGTCAAAGCTCCACTTCAGTCGGTGCGATCCGCATGGCTGTGCGCCTTGAACCGCTCAAAACAACAAGAGAGAAGGGATTGCCCATGCGCCATACCTCCATTTTTGCAGCTTTACTGGGCCTCGGCCTGCTCACCCAGGCCCCCCAGGGGCTGGCCAAGAACCTGGTGTTCTGCTCCGAAGGCAGCCCAGGCGGTTTCGACACCGCCCAATACACCAGCGCCACCGACAACGACGCCGCCGAGCCGATCTATAACCGCCTGGTAGAGTTCGAACGCGGAGCTACCGCAGTAAAGCCAGCGCTGGCAAAAAGCTGGGAGGTTTCGCCGGACGGCCTGACCTACACCTTCCACCTGCGCGAAGGGGTCAAATTTCACAGCAACAAGGAATTCACGCCGACCCGCGAGTTCGACGCCGACGACGTGCTATTCACTTTCAAGCGCATGCTCGACCGCGAACACCCTTTTCGCAAGGCCTATCCCACCGAGTTTCCCTATTTCACCAGCATGAGCCTGGACAAAAACATTGCCCGGATCGAGAGAACCGACGCGATGACAGTGGTATTCACCCTCAACAGCGTCGATGCCGCTTTCGTGCAGAACCTGGCAATGAGCTTTGCTTCGATCCTTTCCGCCGAATACGCCCACCAGCTGATGACCTCTGGCCGGCCCAGCGATATCAACCAGAAACCCATCGGCACCGGTCCGTTCGTATTTCAGCGCTATCAGAAGGACTCGCAGATCCGCTACCGCGGCAACAAGGATTACTGGGACCCCAGCCAGGTCAAGATCGAGCAACTGATCTTCTCGATCAACGTCGACCCCTCGGTACGCATCCAAAAACTGCGCAAGGACGAGTGTCAGGTCACCCTCAATCCCCGCCCTGCCGACCTCGACAGCCTCAAGCGTGATCCAAAACTGCAGGTCATCGAAAAGCCCGGGTTCAACCTCGGCTACATCGCCTACAACGTTCAACACAAACCGTTCGACCAGCTCGAAGTACGCCAGGCGATGGATATGGCGGTGAACAAGTCGGCCATCGTCAAAGCGGTGTACCAACATGCCGGACAACTGGCGGTCGGCAGCATGCCACCCACGCAATGGTCCTACGACGACACCATCAAGGATGCAGATTACAACCCGGACAAAGCCCGCGAGCTGCTCAAGGCTGCAGGCGTCAAAGAAGGCAGCGAAATCACCCTGTGGGCTATGCCTGTGCAACGCCCCTACAACCCCAACGCTAAGCTGATGGCCGAAATGCTCCAGGCTGACTGGAGCAAAATCGGCTTCAAAGTGAAAATTGTCAGCTACGAGTGGGGGGAATATCTCAAGCGCACCAAGGATGGTGAACACGATGTAACGCTGATCGGCTGGACCGGTGACAACGGCGACCCAGACAACTGGCTGGGCACGCTCTACAGCTGTGATGCGATTGGCAGCAACAACTATTCAATGTGGTGTGACCCGCAGTATGACGCTCTGGTCAAGCAAGCCAAGACCGTTACCGACCGCGAGCAACGCACCGTTCTCTACAAACAGGCGCAACAACGGCTGCGACAGCAATTGCCTATCACCCCGATTGCGCACTCGACGGTCAACCAGCCGCTCAGTGCCAAGGTCGTGGATTTCAAGGTCAGTCCGTTCGGACGTAACAGCTTCTCAGGCGTCAGCACCGAATAAAAACCGGGATCGTCCAAGGGGGTGAACACCATCCCCACGGGCGATCGTTGCCCGAATAAGACCGTTTGTGCTCAAGCAAACGTTTGCAAGGCTTGCTGCAACCGGCAAGACGCCCAGCTCACGAGGCCAGGCGGCAACTAAAAAAAGAAAAGAAAAGGGAGCTTCAACTTGAGACGAACCCAAACTGCAGTATTGGCCCTGTCCCTTGGTGGCTTGTCAACCATGGCCCAGGCCGAACCCGCGAGCCAGGACTATGTTCCGCTCAGCGTCAAAACCACCAGTGCCCAAGAACAAGCCACAGGTTTCATCGAGGGACACAGCCTGTCCGGCTCGACACGTAACTGGTATGCCCGCGAACGTGCCACCCGCGCACCGCTTTGGAAGTATTACAAGAGTGATGGCACTCGCCACGATACCCACAGCCGTGACAACTGGCTGCAAGGCACCATTCTCAATTACAGCTCCGGCTTCACCCAAGGCACCGTAGGCTTCGCCACAGAAGTCGCAGCCTATAACGCCGTGGCCCTGGAGCAAGGCCGTGCCGCCGTCGCCGGACCGAACAATCGCACCCTTACCCATAGTGACGGTGATGTCATCGGCCAATGGAGCAAGATGGGCCTGGCCAACGTCAAGGCGCGGGTCTCCAACACTACCCTGACCGCCGGCCGCCACTCGGTGGATACACCGGTGATTGCGTACATCGGCAACCGCGCCCTGCCCTCAAGTTTCCAGGGTGTGAGCATTCATAGCGAAGAGTTCAACAACCTGTCGTTCGACGTCGGCTCCTTTGATCGCGTCTCGCCACGCACGGAGCAGAGCTTGAGCAAATTCCGCTCCGAGTACGCGGCCAATGGTGTAGAAACTGATCGCATCAGCATGGCCGGCATCACCTACCAGCCACTGCAAAGCCTGAGGACCAGCCTGTATGCTTCCAAGGTCGAGGATTTCTGGAACCAGTACTACTTCAGTGCCAACCATGAGCTGGGCGACAGTTCGGTAGTGAGCCTGAACACCGGGCTGAACTACTACAAAACCAAGGACGAGGGACGCAGCAAACTTGGTGAAATTGACAACGATACCTACAGCCTGTCGCTGGGGCTCACGCATCAGGCGCACAACCTGACGTTCTCCTACCAGCAGGTCAACGGTAACGAGTACTTCGACTACCTGCATGAAACCAACGCCATCTTCCTGGCCAACTCCCTGCTTTCGGACTTCAACGGTCCGAACGAAAAATCGATGCAGATAGCTTATGTGTTGAACATGGCCCAGTACGGCGTACCAGGTTTGAAATTCAACCTATACAACGCACGCGGCTGGGGCATCGATGGCACACACTACAAGGGCACTGGCTATGACGTGCAGAACCAGGACGGCGAGAACCATTATGAGTGGGGTATCGGTACCAGCTATGCCGTGCAGAGCGGTGCGCTCAAGGACACCACTGTCCGCGCGACCTACACCGCCCACCGGGCGAGCAAGGCCCAGGCGGACGGCAGTCTCGATGAGCTGCGCATCGTGACCACCATTCCGTTCAACATTCTCTAGCAACGGCAGCCACGACCGGTTCGCTGAATCGGTCGTGGCGACTACGCTGGCTTAATTGATAGCAGGGAGAGTTCATGAAATCGCTACCGCTACAGGCTGCCCTGACAGCCGTCCTGTTGAGCGCCGCTGCAAGCCTGTCGGCCAAGCCGTTGGTGGTCTGTACCGAAGCCAGCCCGGAAGGCTTCGATATCGTCCAGTACACCACCGCGGTGACTGCCGATGCGTCGGCTGAAACCATTTTCAATCGCCTGGTGGACTTCAAGCCCGGCACCACTGAAATCCAGCCGGCCCTGGCCGAGCGCTGGGAGATCAGTGCCGACGGCATGACCTATACCTTTCACTTGCGCGAAGGTGTGAAGTTCCACACCACTGCCTACTTCACACCGACTCGTCCACTGAATGCCGACGATGTGCTGTGGAGCTTCCGTCGCCAGCTGGACTCCAACCATCCGTGGCACAACAAGACCAGCATCGGCTTTCCCTATTTTGAAAGCATGGGGTTCAAGGCCCTGATCAAGAGCGTCGAGAAAACCGATGATCACACCGTAGTCTTTACCCTTAATCGTCCTGAAGCGCCGTTCTTGCCTGATCTGGCCATGGCCTTCACCTCGATCTACTCGGCGGAGTACGGCGACCAGTTGCTCAAGGCCGGACAAACAGCAGCGCTCAACAGCAAACCTATTGGCACCGGTCCGTTCATCTTCCAGCGTTACAACAAGGACGCCCAGGTTCGCTATAAAGCCAATCCGGACTACTTTCGCGGCAAACCACCCGCCGATGCCCTGATCTTCGCCATCGCCACCGACAACAACGTGCGCTTGCAGAAGCTCAAAGCAAATGAGTGCCAGGTGGCGCTTTATCCCAAGCCGGATGACATCGACAGCATCAAGGCAGATCCCACACTCAAGGTTGCCGAAATGGAGGCGTTGACCACCGGCTACATCTCGCTCAATACCGAACACAAATACTTGAGTGACGTGCGCGTGCGCAAAGCGATCAACATCGCCTTCGATCGCCAGACCCATGTCGACCAGTTGTTTGGCAAAGGCAATGCGCTCGTGGCGATCAACCCCTATCCGCCAACACTGATGGGCTACAACACCAGTAACCGCAACCCACCCCGCGACCTCGACAAGGCCCGCGACCTGCTCAAGCAAGCCGGCGTACCGCCCGGTACAGTGCTGACCCTATTCACCCGCAATGGCGGCGGCCCGACCAACCCCAACCCCCGCCTGAGTGCAGAAATGCTTCAGGCCGACCTTGCCAGGATCGGTTTGAAAGTCGATATCCGTATCATGGAGTGGGCCGAAATGCTGCGCCGGGCGAAAAAGGGTGAAGCCGATATGGTCTCTACCGGCTGGGCAGGCGACAACGGCGACCCGGACAATTTCCTGACTCCCCTGCTCAGTTGCGATGCAGTCAAAAGCGGAGAGAACTATGCACGCTGGTGCAATAAGACATTCCAGGCATTGATCGACAAGGCACGTACAGTGTCCGACACAGATGAGCGCGCAGCGCTCTATGTAAAGGCCCTGGCGGTGTACGATGAAGATCAACCGTGGATCAGCATGGCGCATCCGAAGATGTTCACTGCCATGCGTAGCAACGTGGAGGGGTACCACATCAACCCCCTCACCAATAACAACTTCGCCACCACCCAGGTGAAGTAGAACAAGAACGACCGTCAGTGCCCTACCCGGGCGCTGGCGGGACTGCCTGACCGGCTGATGAGGTACACCATAAGATGTTTAGTTTTATTGCCCGGCGCCTGGGACTTTTGATCCCGACTTTTTTCGGCATTACCTTGCTTACCTTCGCACTCATACGCCTGATACCCGGTGACCCGGTGGAGGTGATGATGGGTGAACGCCGGGTCGACCCAGAAATGCATGCGCAGGCCATGGAGCGCCTCGGCCTGAACAAACCCCTGCCAGAGCAGTATCTGGATTACGTCAGCAAACTTGCCCAAGGCGACCTGGGTGAATCGCTGCGTACACGTGAAAGCGTGTGGACCGAGTTTCTCGCCCTGTTTCCGGCGACCCTGGAACTGTCCCTGGCCGCCTTGCTGTTCGCCGGCGTGATAGGCCTGCTGGCGGGGGTAATCGCCGCACTGAAGCGCGGTTCGCTGTTCGATCACGGGGTAATGGGCATTTCCCTGGCAGGGTATTCGATGCCGATCTTCTGGTGGGGGCTTATTCTGATCATGTTCTTCTCCGTAAGCCTTGGTTGGACCCCGGTTTCCGGGCGCATCGACCTGCTCTACGACATCGAGCCGAAAACCGGCTTCATGCTCATCGACACCCTGCTCAGCGATGAGGAAGGCGCGTTCAAGGACGCCGTTATGCACCTGATTCTGCCAGCCATTGTGCTCGGTACCATTCCGTTGGCAGTGATCGCGCGGATGACTCGCTCCTCAATGCTTGAAGTGCTGCGCGAAGATTACATTCGCACCGCCCGGGCCAAGGGGCTGTCGCCTGCTCGGGTGGTATTTGTCCATGGCCTGCGCAATGCGCTGATTCCCGTACTTACGGTTTTCGGCCTGCAGGTCGGCACATTGCTGGCCGGTGCGGTACTGACCGAGACGATCTTTTCCTGGCCAGGCATCGGCAAATGGTTGATCGAAGCTATCGGCGCCCGTGACTACCCCGTGGTACAGAACGGCATTCTGTTGATTGCTTGCCTGGTGATCCTGGTCAACTTCGTCGTGGACATCCTCTACGGCCTGGCCAACCCACGCATCCGTCATCAGCGCTGAGGGCCACTTCATGACAACCCCAATTGCCAAACCTAACACCGCCCCGGTCACCGCTGTCGATACCAGCCTGCTTTACCCGTCACCCTACAAAGAGTTCTGGCAGGCGTTTTCGCGCAACAAGGGCGCGGTCGCCGGGCTGATGTTCATGAGCCTTATCGTGTTCTGTGCCCTGTTCGCTCCTTGGGTGGCGCCCCACGACCCCAGCGAGCAGTACCGCGACTTCCTGCTGACGCCACCGGTTTGGCTTGAGGGCGGCAACTGGCAATTTATCTTCGGCACTGACGAACTGGGCCGCGATCTGCTTTCGCGCCTCATCCAGGGCTCACGCCTGTCGCTGCTCATCGGCCTGTCCTCGGTGCTGATCTCGCTGATCCCCGGTGTTTTTCTCGGCCTGTTGGCGGGTTTTTTCCCGCGTATTCTCGGCCCCTCGATCATGCGCCTGATGGACGTGATGCTGGCCCTGCCATCGTTGTTGTTGGCCGTGGCGATTGTCGCCATCCTCGGCCCTGGCCTGATCAACACCGTCATTGCCATCGCTATCGTTTCGTTGCCCTCCTACGTGCGACTTACCCGGGCAGCGGTAATGGTTGAACTGAACCGTGACTACGTCACCGCTGCACGCCTGGCAGGCGCTGGCCTACCACGCCTGATGTTCATCACCGTGCTGCCCAACTGCATGGCGCCGCTGATCGTCCAGGCCACCTTGAGTTTCTCCTCGGCGATTCTCGATGCCGCAGCTTTGGGCTTCCTTGGCCTTGGTGTTCAACCACCGACCCCTGAGTGGGGCACCATGCTGGCCTCGGCCCGTGACTACATAGAACGTGCCTGGTGGGTGGTGAGCCTGCCTGGGCTGACCATTTTGCTCAGCGTGCTGGCAATCAACCTGATGGGTGACGGACTGCGCGACGCGCTCGATCCAAAACTCAAGAATGCCGCCTGAGGGGAACGCCATGTCACTTCTGCAAATCAAGAATTTGAGTGTGCGCTTCGGCGACACCAACGCGGTGCCGGTTGTCGATGGTCTGGACCTTACCGTCAGCGAAGGCGAAGTTCTGGCAATTGTCGGCGAGTCGGGCTCGGGCAAATCGGTCACCATGATGGCACTGATGGGCTTGATCGATGCGCCAGGACGCATCACCGCCGATGCCCTGAGCTTTGACGGCGTCAACATGCTCACCCTCAGCGGTCGGCAACGTCGCAAAGTGGTGGGCAAGGATATGGCAATGGTCTTCCAGGACCCGATGACCGCCCTGAACCCCAGTTACACCGTGGGATTCCAGATTGAGGAGGTCCTGCGCCAGCACCTTGGCCTGCGTGGCAAGGCCGCGCGCCAACGCGCTCTGGAACTGCTCAAGAAAGTCGAGATTCCCGCGGCCGAAAGCCGCCTCGACGCCTACCCTCATCAACTGTCCGGGGGTATGAGTCAGCGCGTGGCCATCGCCATGGCCATCGCTGGCGAACCCAAGCTGTTGATTGCCGATGAGCCGACCACCGCCCTGGACGTCACCATTCAGGCGCAGATCATGGAGCTGCTGCTCAACCTGCAGCAAGAACAGAACATGGCCCTGATCCTGATCACCCACGACCTGGCTGTCGTCGCCGAAACAGCCAAACGCGTCTGTGTGATGTATGCCGGTCAAGCCGTGGAGGTCGGTCAGGTACCGGAGCTGTTCGAGGTGCCTGCGCATCCCTACAGCGAAGCCCTGCTGGCAGCTATTCCAGAGCACAGTGAAGGCGCCGAGCGTCTGGCGACCCTGCCGGGAATTGTTCCCGGCCGTTACGACCGTCCCGAAGGCTGCCTGCTCTCACCGCGCTGCCCGTACGTGCAGGAAAACTGCCGTCGCCAACGCCCGACCCTCGATCCCCAGGCCCATAGCCAGGTGCGCTGTTTCTACCCGTTGAACCAGGAGGTGGCGTGATGACTGTCGTCCTTACCGCCCGTGAACTGACCCGTCACTACGAAGTTTCCCGCGGTCTGTTCAAAGGCCATGCCCTGGTACGTGCACTCAATGGGGTCTCGTTTGAACTAGAAGCGGGCAAGACCCTGGCCGTGGTCGGTGAGTCCGGCTGTGGCAAATCAACCCTGGCACGTGCCCTGACGCTGATCGAGGAACCCTCTTCCGGCTCGTTGAAAATTGCCGGTCAGGAAGTGGCCGGGGCCAACAAGACCGAGCGCAAACAACTGCGCAAAGACGTGCAGATGGTGTTCCAGAGCCCTTACGCTTCACTCAACCCGCGTCAGAAAATCGGTGACCAACTGGCCGAACCGCTGCTGATCAATACCAAGCTGTCAAAGAACGAACGGCGGGAAAAAGTCCAGGCCATGATGCAACAGGTCGGCCTGCGCCCCGAGCACTACCAGCGCTACCCGCACATGTTTTCCGGAGGTCAGCGCCAGCGTATTGCCCTGGCCCGGGCAATGATGCTGCAACCCAAGGTACTGGTGGCCGACGAACCCACCTCGGCCCTCGATGTGTCGATTCAAGCCCAGGTGTTGAACCTGTTCATGGACCTGCAGAAAGAGTTCAACACCGCCTACGTGTTCATCTCGCATAACCTGGCAGTGGTTCGTCATGTGGCTGATCAGGTACTGGTGATGTACCTGGGGCGTCCAGCGGAAATGGGGCCCAAGGAAGACATCTACAACAAGCCCCTGCACCCCTACACCCAGGCCCTGCTGTCGGCCACACCGACCATTCACCCGGACCCGCTCAAGCCGAAGATAAAAATCGTCGGTGAGCTACCCAACCCCCTTAATCCGCCATCTGGCTGCGCCTTTCACAAGCGTTGCCCGTATGCCACCGAGCGCTGTTCCTCCGAGGAGCCAGCGTTCCGGCAGGTGGCGACTCGGCAGGTGGCGTGTCATTACGCCGAGCAGTTCCTCTAGGACCCTTCGCGGGGCAAGCCCACTTCCCCAGGCCGGATTCAATGCTGGCCTGCGGGAGCGGGCTTGACCCGCGATCAAGCACTCCATCACTATTCCGACATGATCCCTGACTGCCTCCCCGACGGCCCGGAACAGACCCCGGAAACCGCCGCTACCGTGCTGCGCTATCACCTGTGCTGGAAGCATCGCGACCTCGACGGGGTGATGGCCTTGTTTCACCCACAAATCCAGTACAACGACTACTTTCAAAACCGTGTGCTGCACCTTGCCGAGCTGCGTGAGTACGTACGCGCCAGCATGCCTCGTGAAGTGGATGAAGACATCGTTCACAGCGACCGCATCCGCGTCGACGGCTGTACCGCCTTCATCCAGTACCAAGTCACCTTGCAAGGCGGCGAGGGGTTGGTGGCCTTCCAGTCCAGTGAGGCGATTACGGTACGTGACGGCCTGGTCTGGCGGGTCAACGAATACGCATCTCTGGTGCGCGAGCCCAACCCAGAGTCGGCCCAGAGCGATGTGCGCCCGACTATCAGCCGACTCGGTCTGTCGCCACGACAACTGAGTTCCATGGCACAAGACCTGGAGCAGTATTTCCAGCGCCAGCAACCCTATCTCGACCCCGAGCTGGACCTGCAACGCGTAGCTCAGGAAAGCGGCTACAGCCGCAACCAGATTTCCTATCTGCTCAATCAGGTGCTGGGCCAGAGCTTCTACCGCTACGTCAACCATGCGCGCCTGCAACACCTGCTCAATGGCCTGGCGCAAGCGACGTCCAGCGCGAAAATCGATGACCTGGCCTTTGCCGCCGGGTTCAATTCGCTATCGGCCTTCTACAAGTGTTTCCGCCAGCATACCGGCCTCTCGCCAAAGGCCTGGGTGAAGCAAAATTCTCTGCGTGCACGCAGCTAAGACAACACCCCCCGCCTGCTTCTAGGATCGCCACAGACCGTAACGGATGTGGAGCCGAACATAATGCAGCCATGGCGCAAAATCAGCCTTTGGATGGACCAGCTGGACGAGACGCTGACTACCCGCCCAGCCCTGCACAAGGACCTGGACGTGGATGTCTGCGTCATCGGTGCCGGCTACACCGGGCTGTGGACCGCCTACTACCTCAAGCAGCAAGCCCCGCACCTGAACATCGCCATTGTCGAGGCCAGTATTGCCGGCTTCGGAGCCTCCGGGCGCAACGGTGGCTGGCTGATGGGCAACCTGCTCGGCGAAGATCGCTTGCTGGCTGCCAGCTCCCCCGAACAGCGCCGGGCATCCTTCGACTTGCTGCATGGCATACCCGATGAAGTGCAGCGTGTTCTGGAGCTTGAGGACATCGACTGCGACTACCGCAAAGGTGGCGTACTGTACTGTGCCGCACGTTATCCGGAGCAGGAAGCCACGCTGCGTGACTACCTGAAAAAGCTCTACAAGCAGGGTCTGACCGAAGACGATTACCGTTGGATGAACGCGGAAGAACTGGCGACCCAGTTGCGCATCAGCAAGCCTTACGGCGCTATCTTCAACCCGAATGTGGCAACGATCCAGCCGGCCAAGCTGGTTCGCGGCCTGGCCCGAGCCGTTGAGCGCCTGGGTGTTCATCTTTACGAAAACAGCCCGGTCATCGACTGGCAACCCGGTGAAGTGCGCACCGCCCAAGCGCGGATCAAATGCCAGTGGGTGGTGCCAGCGGTCGAAGGCTATTCGGTCAACCTGCCACCACTAGGTCGATACCAGATGCCGGTGCAGAGCCTGCTGGTGGCAACCGAGCCGCTGCCTGAACAGGTCTGGCAAAAGATCGGCCTCAGCCGTGGCCAGGCCTTCAGTGAAAACAGTCGTCAGGTTACCTACGGCCAGCGCAGCGCTGACAATCGTCTGGTGTTCGGCGCCCGTGGCGGTTACCGCTTTGCCGGACGCCTGCGGGAAGATTTCGACCTCACCACCAGCGAGATAGAACTGCGTCGCTACTTGTTTGGTGAGCTGTTCCCACAGCTCAAGGACGTCGCCATCACCCATTCCTGGGGCGGTAATCTGGGCATGGCCCGACGCTTCCAGCCGCACATGCTCTGTGACCGCAAACAGCATATCGCCCTCGCTGGAGGCTACGGTGGCGAAGGCGTCGGTGCCACCAACCTGGCAGGGCGTACCTTGGCCGATCTGATTCTTGAGCGCTCGAGCGTGCTTACCCAGCAGCCGTGGGCGCATCCGGACAGAACGCTGTCCAGCCTCGCCGCCTGGGAGCCGGAGCCGTGCCGCTGGCTGGGCTACAACGCCATCATCAAAAGTTTTGTCCATGAAGACCAGACCCTCGCCAACCCGAACAGCGCCCCTTGGCGCCGTCGCTTGGCCAGTGGTGTCGCGGATTTCATGGAAGGTTTCATGCGCTGACCTTTTCGTTCCCCCTGTACAGGATTTACCGGTATGAGCATTACCCAATTCAAGAACACCGACACTGCAGTCCTGCAAGAATCCAATCCAGTTGCCGTGCCGCTGAGCGAGCCGGTTTCAATTGCCTCGGTGACGTCTGTCGAGCGCAGCGACGGTGTTGAAACCGGCATCTGGGAATGCACCCCGGGCCGCTGGCGGCGCCAGATTGTGCAACAGGAGTTCTGCCACTTCATCAAGGGCCGCTGCACCTTTACCCCGGATGGTGGCGAACCACTGACCATCGAGGCCGGTGACGCAATCATGCTGCCAGCCAATAGCACTGGAATCTGGGATATCCAGGAAACCGTGCGCAAAACCTATGTATTGATTTTCTGATCGTTTGATCGCCTGCCTCCTTCGATAAAAACAGACAAAGCAAGGAATCCAGACATGCGCCCATTGCTCATCGCACCGCTGTTGTTGGCCACCGTCGCTGCCCAGGCAGCCGACTCGGTAAAAATCTACAACT is a window of Pseudomonas sp. DG56-2 DNA encoding:
- a CDS encoding cupin domain-containing protein, which translates into the protein MSITQFKNTDTAVLQESNPVAVPLSEPVSIASVTSVERSDGVETGIWECTPGRWRRQIVQQEFCHFIKGRCTFTPDGGEPLTIEAGDAIMLPANSTGIWDIQETVRKTYVLIF